One segment of Thermococcus sp. AM4 DNA contains the following:
- a CDS encoding ATP-binding protein, which translates to MYFDERPKVRREDLYDREKELKELLDALTSREPLILIKGIRRLGKTSLLRVALNESEFPHIIVDMRGVNPNSRRELYLRFQAALNEYISKNAPVLKRLKNRMQLINGVRISGVGVSLSWKNPETLYSVISALESEGFVIAFDEVQEIRGPAGKELASLIAHFYDYGETSFVLTGSEVGLLYDFVGTENPDAPLYGRIYREVELSRFSREKSLDFLHKGFEQVGIEPEEDVLEYAVDRLDGIVGWLVKFGVMSLGKEPNRETVERVLAEASKMALRELERFLEKRPLARRRYLTILRAIARGRNTWSGIKRELERVERREITDATLARLIEALLKASFVEKRIRGRNITYHIADPVLEFAFSP; encoded by the coding sequence TTGTATTTTGACGAACGACCAAAGGTCAGGAGGGAGGACCTTTATGACAGGGAGAAGGAACTTAAGGAACTCCTGGACGCCCTGACTTCGCGGGAACCGTTAATTCTGATAAAGGGGATACGCCGGCTTGGAAAGACTTCTCTCCTGCGGGTGGCTCTAAACGAGTCAGAGTTCCCCCACATCATAGTTGATATGAGGGGCGTTAATCCCAACTCGCGACGCGAGCTTTATCTCCGCTTTCAGGCGGCCCTAAATGAGTACATTTCGAAAAACGCTCCTGTCCTTAAGAGGTTGAAAAACAGGATGCAGCTCATAAACGGAGTGAGGATTTCCGGTGTTGGCGTTTCTCTTTCTTGGAAAAACCCTGAAACCCTGTATTCTGTGATCTCGGCCCTTGAGAGCGAGGGGTTTGTAATAGCGTTTGATGAGGTTCAGGAGATCAGGGGACCGGCGGGGAAAGAGCTTGCCTCACTCATAGCCCACTTTTACGACTATGGTGAAACGAGCTTTGTGCTTACGGGGAGTGAGGTTGGACTTCTATACGATTTCGTCGGCACTGAAAACCCCGATGCTCCCCTCTATGGACGAATCTACCGCGAGGTAGAACTTTCCCGCTTTTCGAGGGAGAAAAGCCTCGATTTTCTGCACAAAGGCTTTGAACAGGTCGGGATTGAGCCAGAGGAGGACGTTCTCGAATATGCCGTGGACAGGCTTGACGGGATAGTCGGGTGGCTCGTTAAGTTCGGGGTGATGTCCCTCGGGAAAGAACCGAACAGGGAGACCGTGGAAAGGGTCCTTGCGGAGGCGTCTAAGATGGCCCTGAGAGAGCTTGAACGCTTCCTCGAGAAAAGGCCTCTGGCGAGAAGGAGGTATCTGACGATTCTTCGTGCAATAGCCCGTGGAAGAAACACGTGGAGCGGGATAAAGAGGGAACTCGAAAGGGTGGAACGCAGAGAGATAACGGACGCAACCCTTGCCCGACTTATTGAAGCGCTCCTCAAGGCCTCGTTTGTAGAGAAACGGATCCGCGGCAGGAACATTACCTACCACATAGCGGATCCCGTGCTGGAATTCGCCTTCAGCCCCTGA
- the rlmD gene encoding 23S rRNA (uracil(1939)-C(5))-methyltransferase RlmD produces MAIEGTVRKLNEDGLGVVKTGRRRILVPFSAPGDRVRIEKTRKKKRKLIAERFEVIEPSPMRKEPECRYFGRCGGCLLQHLDYGDQLEFKKSKLSSILNENVDVIPSPKIFGHRNRIDVVISTKGIGFRRYGTWWDVVDIEWCPVFGRSSKRVLKSLREFIEDHDVSLYEIGKNEGFLRYIVIREGKFTGELMVNLVTAPGKLPEDFPEYFAYADSLYWSVNRTPSDVSYGEIERFWGGEFIREELDGTLYLIHPNSFFQTNSYGAVELLREVAKRVDGERVLDLYSGVGTFGVYLAKRGFRVEGIEINPFAVKMANRNAELNGVNASFRVGADRDVESLRAYDTVIVDPPRAGLHPKLVERLVQNGPEQLVYVSCNPKTLARDLDKLKRVYTVSDIIGLDMFPHTPHVEAVVELKRQ; encoded by the coding sequence ATGGCGATCGAGGGAACCGTTAGGAAGCTCAACGAGGACGGTTTAGGAGTTGTGAAGACCGGGCGGAGGAGAATCCTCGTCCCGTTCTCGGCCCCTGGGGACAGGGTTAGGATCGAGAAAACGCGAAAGAAGAAAAGAAAACTCATAGCTGAGCGGTTTGAGGTCATCGAACCCTCCCCGATGAGGAAAGAACCCGAATGCAGGTACTTTGGAAGGTGCGGCGGCTGCCTGCTCCAGCATCTGGACTACGGGGACCAGCTCGAGTTCAAGAAGTCCAAGCTCAGCTCGATTCTAAACGAAAACGTCGATGTTATCCCTTCACCAAAGATATTTGGCCATAGAAACAGGATTGATGTTGTCATTTCGACAAAAGGGATAGGCTTTAGGCGGTACGGCACCTGGTGGGACGTCGTGGACATCGAGTGGTGCCCTGTCTTCGGCCGCTCCTCGAAGAGGGTTTTGAAGTCCCTCCGCGAGTTCATCGAGGATCATGACGTGAGCCTCTACGAGATCGGAAAAAACGAGGGGTTTCTGAGGTACATCGTGATCCGGGAGGGCAAGTTCACGGGGGAGCTCATGGTGAACCTCGTGACGGCCCCGGGGAAGCTTCCCGAGGACTTTCCCGAGTACTTCGCATACGCGGATTCACTCTACTGGAGCGTTAACAGGACGCCCAGCGACGTTTCCTACGGTGAGATCGAGCGATTCTGGGGCGGCGAATTCATACGGGAGGAGCTCGACGGAACCCTTTACCTGATCCACCCGAACAGCTTCTTCCAGACCAACAGCTACGGGGCCGTTGAGCTGCTGCGCGAGGTGGCAAAGAGGGTCGATGGGGAGAGGGTTCTTGACCTTTATTCCGGCGTCGGAACGTTCGGCGTTTACCTGGCGAAGAGGGGCTTTAGAGTTGAGGGCATCGAGATCAATCCCTTCGCGGTCAAAATGGCCAACAGAAACGCCGAGCTGAACGGAGTAAACGCGAGTTTCCGGGTCGGTGCCGACAGGGACGTCGAAAGTCTGAGGGCGTACGACACCGTTATCGTCGATCCACCCAGGGCGGGTTTGCACCCGAAACTCGTTGAGAGACTGGTCCAAAACGGGCCCGAGCAGCTGGTCTACGTCTCGTGCAATCC
- a CDS encoding DUF763 domain-containing protein, with amino-acid sequence MRNVAELPLHGGHVPAWLAQRMRKLTRLVLILAVDEYGTRGLLERLSDPIWFQAFNNLIGMDWDSSGSTTVTVGMIKEALSHEELGVKVAGGKGKASRRTPEELKTIAELYDLDPEPYIRTSRLVAKVDTVAFQTGYQLYHHAFFLDEEGNWAVIQQGMNEKAKLARRYHWFDAETFTLDPHKAIAGVKAEIALNTVSSQSREFQKTLLDIVSERPERIEREFETVRAIAKGYRPLVYYRPRDPDERAILKRYESLGKLELNRRALEFARDMSVGNYEEFLLIKGLGPSTLRALSLVAELVYEVKPSWKDRVTHPIDPFKFTYAVGGKDRVPFPVERKTYDELVSFLEKLIERNRGERALIRNVVKITKNWRFPEEEKRPT; translated from the coding sequence ATGAGGAACGTTGCGGAGCTGCCCCTCCACGGTGGCCACGTCCCCGCGTGGCTCGCCCAGAGAATGAGGAAGCTGACGAGATTAGTCCTGATCCTCGCCGTTGACGAGTACGGCACGAGGGGCTTACTTGAGAGGCTCTCCGACCCGATCTGGTTTCAGGCCTTCAACAACCTCATCGGCATGGACTGGGACTCCTCGGGCTCGACAACGGTAACGGTGGGCATGATAAAGGAAGCCCTCTCGCATGAGGAACTCGGCGTTAAGGTCGCCGGAGGGAAGGGGAAGGCGAGCAGAAGAACGCCGGAGGAGCTGAAAACCATAGCGGAACTTTACGACCTTGATCCAGAGCCCTACATCAGAACGTCCCGGCTCGTCGCTAAAGTCGACACCGTTGCCTTCCAGACGGGCTACCAGCTCTACCACCACGCCTTCTTCCTCGATGAAGAGGGCAACTGGGCGGTGATACAGCAGGGGATGAACGAGAAAGCCAAACTCGCGAGGCGTTACCACTGGTTTGACGCCGAAACCTTCACCCTCGACCCCCACAAGGCGATAGCCGGCGTCAAAGCCGAGATAGCCCTTAACACGGTCTCCAGCCAATCCAGAGAGTTCCAGAAGACCCTTCTCGACATCGTAAGCGAGAGGCCCGAGAGAATTGAACGCGAATTTGAGACGGTAAGGGCCATCGCGAAGGGCTACCGTCCGCTGGTCTACTACCGCCCCAGGGACCCTGACGAGAGGGCGATTTTAAAGCGCTACGAGAGCCTTGGAAAGCTGGAACTCAACAGAAGAGCCCTCGAATTTGCCAGAGATATGAGCGTCGGAAACTACGAGGAGTTCCTCCTCATTAAGGGGCTCGGGCCGAGCACGCTCAGGGCCCTTTCGCTCGTGGCAGAGCTGGTCTACGAGGTAAAGCCAAGCTGGAAGGACAGGGTGACACATCCGATCGATCCCTTCAAGTTCACATACGCCGTTGGCGGAAAGGACCGCGTGCCTTTCCCGGTCGAGAGAAAAACCTACGACGAGCTGGTTTCCTTCCTCGAAAAGCTGATCGAGAGAAACCGAGGGGAGAGGGCGCTTATCAGGAACGTGGTTAAGATCACGAAAAACTGGAGGTTTCCTGAGGAAGAGAAGCGGCCGACCTAA
- a CDS encoding damage-control phosphatase yields MKVHYECFSCIATQCQRIVEMGTDDLSVRRKGVLRAAKAIAKMDESSVPAIIGSEVFLEVYLAIGNDDPFREYKELSNSLAERVASDLEKKQPDLKTALKLAIIGNIIDFAVGYTPEEIERDVEEHLREELYVDHSEELFKALESAKVLLYITDNCGEIYFDRLFLRKIKEEFPHLDIYVAGKEGPIINDATVEDLKRAGLDEVGKVISTGTRIVGVPFGMISEEFTEVFERADVIIAKGQGNFETLSERKDRRVFYLLKAKCRPIARELGVPQGSLLCVRG; encoded by the coding sequence ATGAAGGTTCACTACGAGTGCTTCTCCTGCATAGCCACTCAATGCCAGAGGATCGTTGAGATGGGGACGGATGACCTGAGCGTTAGAAGGAAGGGCGTCCTCAGAGCGGCGAAGGCGATAGCGAAGATGGACGAGAGCTCCGTACCAGCGATAATCGGGAGCGAGGTTTTCCTTGAGGTTTACCTCGCCATCGGGAACGACGACCCCTTCCGTGAGTACAAGGAGCTCTCGAACAGCCTGGCCGAGAGGGTCGCATCGGACTTGGAGAAAAAGCAGCCGGATCTGAAGACAGCCCTAAAGCTCGCCATAATCGGCAACATAATCGATTTCGCCGTTGGATACACCCCGGAGGAGATAGAGCGTGACGTCGAGGAACACCTCCGGGAGGAACTATACGTGGATCACTCGGAGGAGCTCTTCAAAGCCCTGGAATCGGCCAAGGTTCTGCTGTACATCACGGACAACTGCGGCGAGATATACTTCGACAGGCTTTTCCTCAGGAAGATAAAAGAGGAGTTTCCACACCTTGATATCTACGTTGCGGGCAAGGAGGGACCGATAATAAACGACGCCACTGTTGAGGACCTCAAACGGGCCGGTCTGGATGAAGTCGGGAAAGTTATCTCAACAGGGACGAGAATCGTCGGTGTGCCCTTCGGCATGATCTCAGAGGAGTTCACGGAGGTCTTCGAGAGGGCCGACGTGATAATAGCCAAGGGGCAGGGAAACTTCGAGACCCTCAGTGAGAGGAAAGATAGGAGGGTGTTCTACCTTCTGAAGGCCAAGTGCAGGCCGATAGCGAGGGAATTGGGGGTTCCACAGGGTTCTCTGCTCTGCGTCAGGGGCTGA
- a CDS encoding nodulation protein NfeD: protein MIMRTRTLRPLALTLLVLMFLPAVLASPNQKTVYVAKFEGVITSYSVDQFSRYIEIAEKNNAEALIIEIDTPGGSGQAMQEIIQRIKESTVPVIIYVYPPGAIAASAGTYIALGSHLIAMAPSTSIGACEPILGYASNGSIIRAPAKIRNFYIAYIKSLAEASGRNVTAAEKFITEDLSLTPEEALKAHVIEVIADDVPDLLKKANGMKTKIPVKGKGYVTLNFTNVRVVTIGPSFKDEVVRYISDPTIAYVLINIGILGLIFGFLTPGWHVPETVGAILLVLGIIGLGYFGYNAAGLVLIILAVIFFIAEALTPTFGLFTVAGAITMILGGILLFGGGNEYLIQRSTFSTLRAVIIAIAVLLALFFAFGVSAVIKDRKRKAQTGKEELLGEVGRVVQELNPEGMIKIRGELWKAESKTGERIGVGEKVRVVEVRGLTLIVVREGNAPDDRKEV from the coding sequence ATGATAATGAGAACCAGAACCCTAAGACCCCTAGCCCTCACCCTTCTCGTTCTCATGTTCCTTCCAGCGGTGCTCGCGTCGCCCAATCAGAAGACCGTCTACGTGGCCAAGTTCGAGGGCGTGATCACGAGCTACTCGGTGGATCAGTTCTCGCGGTACATCGAAATAGCGGAGAAAAACAACGCCGAGGCCCTGATCATCGAGATCGACACGCCCGGCGGAAGCGGCCAGGCCATGCAGGAGATAATCCAGAGGATCAAGGAATCGACCGTCCCGGTGATAATATACGTTTACCCGCCGGGCGCTATAGCGGCCTCGGCCGGAACCTACATAGCCCTGGGCTCCCACCTCATAGCGATGGCCCCCTCAACGAGCATAGGCGCCTGCGAACCGATCCTCGGTTACGCCTCCAACGGGAGCATAATCAGGGCCCCCGCGAAGATAAGGAACTTCTACATAGCCTACATCAAGAGCCTGGCCGAGGCGAGCGGGAGGAACGTAACCGCCGCTGAGAAGTTCATAACGGAGGATCTGAGCCTTACCCCGGAGGAGGCCCTTAAGGCCCACGTTATCGAGGTCATAGCCGATGACGTGCCCGATCTGCTTAAAAAGGCCAACGGAATGAAGACCAAAATCCCGGTGAAGGGAAAGGGCTACGTAACGCTCAACTTCACCAACGTCAGGGTCGTGACGATAGGGCCTTCCTTCAAGGACGAGGTCGTGAGGTACATCTCGGACCCGACGATAGCCTACGTCCTCATCAACATCGGAATCCTCGGGCTTATCTTCGGCTTCCTCACGCCCGGATGGCACGTCCCAGAAACTGTGGGTGCGATACTCCTCGTTCTCGGCATCATAGGCCTCGGCTACTTCGGCTACAACGCCGCTGGGCTGGTGCTCATAATCCTCGCGGTGATATTCTTCATAGCGGAGGCACTGACGCCGACCTTTGGCCTGTTTACGGTGGCAGGGGCGATAACCATGATACTTGGAGGAATACTGCTGTTCGGCGGCGGAAACGAGTACCTCATACAGCGCTCGACGTTCTCCACCCTCCGGGCGGTCATAATCGCAATAGCGGTTCTGCTGGCATTGTTCTTTGCCTTCGGAGTTAGTGCAGTGATAAAGGACAGGAAGAGGAAGGCCCAGACCGGAAAGGAGGAACTGCTCGGGGAAGTCGGCCGCGTCGTTCAGGAGCTCAACCCCGAGGGGATGATAAAGATCCGGGGTGAACTCTGGAAGGCCGAGAGCAAGACCGGAGAGAGGATAGGAGTTGGGGAAAAGGTTAGGGTTGTGGAAGTCAGGGGATTGACCCTCATCGTTGTCCGCGAGGGGAACGCCCCCGATGATAGGAAGGAGGTGTGA
- a CDS encoding DUF835 domain-containing protein, producing MVVKALASMLIQAWAGNSYSPPLRSLGYFNIVGSREAVREGSVLLVTRPGRDVPPGWKALFVSTVPGFIGPRELPKLLHSIIGELKKNPGTAVVLECPEYLVLHNGFRSFLRFLNALRDHVMLTGGRLYLITDPSVWREREFALLRRMEG from the coding sequence ATGGTCGTGAAGGCACTCGCCTCGATGCTCATTCAGGCATGGGCCGGCAACTCCTACTCTCCCCCCCTCCGGAGTCTCGGCTACTTCAACATAGTCGGCTCCCGGGAGGCCGTTAGGGAGGGAAGCGTTCTTCTCGTAACCCGGCCGGGGAGAGATGTGCCTCCGGGATGGAAAGCCCTTTTCGTGAGCACGGTCCCCGGCTTCATAGGCCCCCGGGAGCTCCCGAAACTCCTCCACAGCATAATAGGGGAACTGAAGAAGAACCCCGGGACTGCGGTCGTCCTCGAGTGCCCGGAGTACCTGGTTCTCCACAACGGGTTCAGAAGCTTTCTCAGGTTTTTAAACGCCCTTCGAGACCACGTGATGCTCACCGGAGGGAGGCTTTACCTCATCACCGACCCCTCGGTCTGGAGGGAGAGGGAGTTCGCGCTCCTCCGCCGGATGGAGGGTTGA
- a CDS encoding slipin family protein encodes MASLGTIILGTILLFVLIVLASAIKIVKEYERAVIFRLGRVVGARGPGLFFIIPIFEKAVIVDLRTRVLDVPVQETITKDNVPVKVNAVVYFRVVDPVKAVTQVANYIVATSQIAQTTLRSVIGQAHLDELLSERDKLNMELQKIIDEATDPWGIKVTTVEIKDVELPAGMQRAMAKQAEAERERRARITLAEAERQAAEKLREAAQIISEHPMALQLRTLQTISDVASDKSNVIVLPLPMEMLKLFKSFADAGEAVKKMAEKKASE; translated from the coding sequence ATGGCAAGTTTGGGGACCATAATTCTTGGAACGATTTTGCTTTTTGTTTTGATAGTACTGGCCAGCGCCATAAAGATAGTCAAGGAGTACGAGAGGGCCGTTATATTCCGTCTCGGTAGGGTCGTCGGTGCCAGGGGACCGGGACTGTTCTTCATAATCCCGATTTTCGAAAAGGCCGTCATAGTCGACCTCAGGACGAGGGTCCTCGACGTTCCGGTCCAGGAGACCATAACCAAGGACAACGTTCCGGTTAAGGTGAACGCGGTCGTGTACTTCAGGGTCGTCGATCCGGTGAAGGCCGTTACCCAGGTTGCCAACTACATCGTCGCGACGAGCCAGATCGCCCAGACAACGCTGAGGAGCGTCATCGGCCAGGCCCACCTAGACGAGCTGCTCAGCGAGAGGGATAAACTGAACATGGAGCTCCAGAAGATCATCGACGAGGCGACCGATCCCTGGGGAATCAAGGTAACGACCGTTGAGATAAAGGACGTGGAACTGCCCGCCGGAATGCAGAGGGCCATGGCAAAGCAGGCGGAGGCGGAGAGGGAGAGAAGGGCCAGGATCACCCTGGCGGAAGCCGAGAGACAGGCAGCCGAAAAGCTCCGCGAGGCGGCGCAGATAATAAGCGAACACCCCATGGCGCTCCAGCTCAGAACGCTCCAGACGATAAGCGACGTGGCCAGCGACAAGAGCAACGTCATAGTTCTGCCGCTTCCGATGGAGATGCTCAAGCTCTTCAAGAGCTTCGCCGATGCCGGAGAGGCCGTGAAGAAGATGGCCGAGAAGAAGGCCTCCGAGTGA
- the pyrE gene encoding orotate phosphoribosyltransferase: protein MTEAKASLIDKMLESGAVLFGHFVLSSGKESDYYINVKKVVTDPEALETIAELIRALTGEKGIVFDRVAGPELGAVPIATAVSLRTRKPLVIVRKKPKGHGTGSQVEGDIEEGDKILLVEDVTTTGGSVLRAAEVLESLGARIAAIAVVVDREEGAEERITSKGYAFLPIIRVSEILERKETVKGQESD from the coding sequence ATGACCGAGGCTAAGGCTTCCTTGATCGATAAAATGCTTGAGTCCGGAGCGGTTCTCTTCGGCCACTTCGTGCTGTCCTCGGGGAAGGAGAGCGATTACTACATCAACGTCAAGAAGGTCGTAACCGATCCGGAGGCCCTGGAGACGATAGCTGAGCTGATTAGGGCCCTCACCGGGGAGAAGGGAATCGTCTTTGACCGCGTCGCCGGCCCGGAGCTTGGAGCGGTTCCGATAGCGACTGCAGTGTCTCTCAGGACGAGAAAGCCCCTCGTCATAGTCAGGAAAAAGCCCAAAGGCCACGGCACGGGAAGCCAGGTCGAGGGGGATATTGAGGAGGGGGACAAAATCCTTTTGGTCGAAGACGTGACGACCACGGGGGGAAGCGTTCTTCGGGCCGCGGAAGTCCTTGAGTCCCTCGGAGCGAGAATAGCGGCCATAGCGGTTGTGGTTGACAGGGAAGAGGGGGCTGAGGAGAGGATAACCTCGAAGGGCTACGCATTTCTGCCGATAATCAGGGTTTCGGAGATCCTTGAAAGAAAAGAAACGGTCAAAGGGCAGGAGTCGGATTAG
- the serK gene encoding L-serine kinase SerK, whose translation MGVEKVPKYDIPTVKVDYVFIELDKMKPHEQLVQKELEDFIESVTGSGIFWKPMLLAKIPGTDEYLIVDGHHRWAGLQKLGAKRAPSVILDYFSDDVKVYTWYPAFKGDLNEVIERLKKEGLEVVEDPEAEEKAERGEIAFAIVGEKSFAIPGSLEEQKKVSKVLDEMNQEGRIELIYYGLKEDAREDMAKGEIDYVFIRKAPTKEDVMELVKRGEVFSPKTTRHVLPFNPDKIDVKLEELF comes from the coding sequence ATGGGAGTTGAAAAGGTACCAAAGTACGACATACCGACCGTTAAGGTGGACTACGTTTTTATCGAGCTCGACAAGATGAAGCCTCACGAGCAGCTCGTTCAGAAGGAGCTCGAGGACTTCATCGAGAGCGTCACCGGCTCAGGTATCTTCTGGAAGCCGATGCTCCTCGCGAAGATTCCGGGAACGGACGAGTACCTTATCGTTGACGGCCACCACCGCTGGGCCGGCCTTCAGAAGCTCGGCGCGAAGAGGGCTCCTTCAGTCATACTCGACTACTTCAGCGACGACGTTAAAGTCTACACCTGGTACCCGGCCTTCAAGGGCGACCTCAACGAGGTCATTGAGAGACTCAAGAAGGAGGGCCTTGAGGTCGTTGAGGACCCGGAGGCAGAGGAGAAGGCCGAGCGCGGGGAGATTGCCTTCGCCATAGTCGGCGAGAAGAGCTTCGCAATCCCTGGCTCGCTGGAGGAGCAGAAGAAGGTCAGTAAGGTTCTCGACGAGATGAACCAGGAGGGCAGGATAGAGCTCATCTACTACGGCCTCAAGGAGGACGCGAGGGAGGACATGGCCAAGGGCGAGATTGACTACGTCTTCATCAGAAAGGCCCCGACCAAGGAGGACGTCATGGAGCTCGTCAAGCGCGGGGAAGTCTTCTCACCGAAGACAACCAGGCACGTGCTTCCCTTCAACCCGGACAAGATCGACGTCAAGCTTGAAGAGCTGTTCTGA